The following coding sequences are from one Salvelinus namaycush isolate Seneca chromosome 23, SaNama_1.0, whole genome shotgun sequence window:
- the LOC120018301 gene encoding B-cell CLL/lymphoma 7 protein family member B-B-like, producing the protein MSGRSGRAETRSRAKDDIKKVLAAIEKVRKWEKKWVTVGDTSLRIFKWVPVTGTKPVYRSKSITGEVRGLKDVVLENSSSTLDFQDECSNQSFLSDIYQPKMDSSSSSSQHASEAVSPLPHTTTLRTTEDAQPPMLGQESVDEPSQPAHEVADEPPTLIKEDLVLPLGV; encoded by the exons ATGTCCGGACGGTCAGGTCGCGCGGAGACACGAAGTCGTGCTAAAGATGATATTAAAAAGGTGCTGGCAGCAATTGAAAAAGTGCGTAAATG GGAGAAGAAGTGGGTAACAGTGGGAGACACATCCCTACGAATATTCAAGTGGGTGCCTGTGACAGGCACTAAACCG gTATACCGGAGCAAATCCATAACTGGAGAGGTTCGAGGTCTAAAAGATGTGGTGTTGGAAAACTCCAGCTCTACCTTGGATTTCCAAG ATGAATGCAGCAACCAGAGTTTCCTGTCTGATATCTACCAGCCCAAAATGGACAGCAGCAGCTCCAGCTCCCAGCATGCCAGTGAGGCAGTCAGTCCTCTTCCCCACACCACAACCCTCCGCACGACCGAAGACGCTCAACCACCCATGCTGGGCCAGGAGAGTGTGGACG AACCATCCCAGCCAGCACATGAAGTTGCTGATGAGCCTCCAACATTGATCAAAGAGGACCTGGTTTTGCCCCTTGGTGTCTGA